In a genomic window of Syntrophales bacterium:
- a CDS encoding PAS domain S-box protein, translating to MNKDNPTFGLPDARRQASPRFNRWILAVLVSAALVCADMAWMYIRHQELVKQATMITDNISQARIELGKGFLHLSRSEHRDSPFSREKGLALLRQSIGSLDAAVVDLGLSGKEEWQSYRRSLRFSAAHLAELSDAGMDEQTRQISIRIAFNEMEERAGILGNLAKTHLQDISDRLFREFMAALSMAALLLLVLSLVLVRTGRMRKAYEDALASNERFASDVVNSILTNMAVLDRQGVITAVNDAWVRFARENDAPDQKAYVGTSYLKVCIDAWRRDNDTLAACAMQGIQEVLEGTKTAFSLEYPCHSPAVERWFNMRVARLRGEGQGAVITHTDITARWKAEEAVARSNQQRQLALDAAHLGWWSYNPATKMASYDRQYREIFDVSGSQRPNEEILARLHPDDLPRVWAAVEAALDPANPVPYAVTYRVNIPDGSVRWVEAHGLAAFEGEGEARHAVDFVGTVENITARTEEETRREALNHLSRILAEASDLKTAAPDIVRMVAESLGWDYGEMWLHDALEDKIRREASWHREAEEIAAFDVFSRDWTFSGMEGLPGKAFREGRIIWPEDLLGDQDFLRAEQASRAGLKSAVAVPIRARGQTNGVLVFFSATRQQENESILHFLEETGNRVGHFVARRQAEAALAESERKYRLIMDNTADTITLLDMNLQITYVSPSIQRLRGYTAEEAAGQTLDRIMPPESLEKALRIAEEELAMEAAGDADPHRSRTAVLELYCRDGSIIWVDTTMSFVRDENGKPISILIATRNITDRKHAEDELRASEARYRRIISTAKEGIAMTGADDRISYVNASMQEMTGYREDELVGRHVLSMVFPEDVPDHREKMRRRHDGGSEVYERRFRRKDSGELWTIVSSAPVLDEQNRFQGSFAMFTDITERKQVERELEEERRSLERRVAERTEELARTNRELADLYNGAPCGYHSLDADGVIVHINDTELGWLGYSRDEVVGKMKITGWFTPDSLERFRNTYPVFMAQGYIHDIELDMVRKDGTILPVLVSATAVRDESGRYIMSRSTVLDHTTQRKAAAELRKAKELAEQAAQAKAEFLANMSHEIRTPMNAVIGFSGLALKTDLNPKQRDYLEKIKDSGRHLLGIINDILDFSKIEAGKLPVEHTEFDLQKVLENVSTLISEKTSAKELELMFRIGKDTPYSLVGDPLRLGQILVNYANNAVKFTEEGEIVISVEKEEETEDEVVLRFSVRDTGIGLTKEQQGKLFQSFQQADTSISRQHGGTGLGLAISRELAHLMGGEVGVESEHGKGSTFWFTARLGKGKVRERTFLPEPDLRGKRILLVDDNEMSRIILEDLLRGMTFITKSVTSGREALEEIRTAGEAGRPYEVVMLDWRMKEMDGIQTARAIRQLPLDAVPYLVMVTAYGREEVLNEAALAGFEHVLIKPVAASTLFNTLVHVMGGKEVWTTDEDRRKDTPDVDLEPLRGASILLVEDNALNRELAVELLVQAGMKVDKAEDGRESVEKIRRETYDLVLMDMQMPVMDGVTATREIRRDKRFRDLPILAMTANVMQADIDRCLEAGMNDHIGKPIDPADLFGKLLKWIRPHEGGPIQKDPGKGTPKVETGAGPEPSGEEAVPEIPGLDTALGLRRIMGNRSAYGKLLRMYMDNQEPAPAQIRESLAAGDYETARRLAHSAKGVSANIGAVRVQELAATLEQLIVERKSRGEIDQALEAYAAELEKLISSLAGVIPRPVATEVSPGVDEAKMTGVTEKIKELLANGDSEIPEYFEREYGTLQAILGPGSFGPFESAVRRYDFEKALELMDTRRDKDRK from the coding sequence ATGAATAAGGACAACCCCACGTTCGGATTGCCGGACGCCCGGCGGCAGGCATCACCTCGTTTCAACCGCTGGATCCTTGCCGTACTCGTTTCCGCCGCCCTGGTCTGTGCCGATATGGCCTGGATGTACATACGACACCAAGAGCTCGTCAAGCAAGCCACGATGATAACGGACAATATCAGCCAGGCGAGGATCGAACTGGGCAAGGGGTTCCTCCACCTGAGCCGGTCGGAACATCGGGATTCTCCGTTCAGTCGCGAAAAAGGGCTGGCGCTGCTGCGCCAGTCGATTGGCTCCCTCGATGCCGCCGTGGTAGACCTCGGGCTTTCCGGTAAGGAGGAGTGGCAGAGCTACCGCAGAAGCCTGAGATTTTCGGCTGCCCACCTGGCGGAACTGTCGGACGCGGGCATGGACGAACAAACCAGGCAGATAAGCATCCGGATCGCGTTCAACGAGATGGAGGAACGGGCCGGCATTCTCGGCAACCTGGCGAAAACGCACCTCCAGGATATCTCAGACCGCCTCTTCCGGGAATTCATGGCAGCCCTTTCCATGGCGGCATTGCTTCTATTGGTCCTGTCCCTTGTCCTGGTCCGCACCGGCCGGATGCGAAAGGCTTACGAGGATGCCCTTGCGTCAAACGAGCGTTTTGCCAGCGACGTCGTCAATTCCATTCTCACGAACATGGCCGTCCTGGACAGGCAGGGCGTCATCACGGCCGTGAACGATGCGTGGGTCCGATTCGCCCGGGAAAACGACGCCCCGGACCAGAAAGCATATGTCGGTACAAGCTACCTGAAAGTCTGCATCGATGCCTGGCGCCGTGACAACGACACACTGGCCGCCTGCGCCATGCAGGGTATCCAGGAAGTCCTGGAAGGGACAAAGACCGCTTTTTCCCTGGAATATCCCTGCCACTCCCCCGCTGTTGAACGCTGGTTCAACATGCGCGTCGCCCGGTTGCGGGGAGAGGGTCAGGGAGCCGTCATCACCCACACGGACATCACAGCCCGCTGGAAGGCCGAGGAAGCAGTCGCGCGCTCCAACCAGCAGCGCCAGTTGGCCCTGGACGCGGCACACCTGGGGTGGTGGAGCTATAACCCGGCAACGAAGATGGCAAGCTACGATCGGCAATACAGGGAAATCTTCGATGTATCGGGGAGTCAGAGGCCCAACGAGGAGATCCTCGCCCGCCTTCATCCCGACGACCTGCCCCGCGTGTGGGCGGCCGTCGAGGCGGCGCTGGATCCTGCAAACCCGGTCCCGTACGCCGTGACATACCGCGTGAACATCCCCGACGGATCCGTCCGCTGGGTGGAAGCCCACGGATTGGCCGCGTTCGAGGGCGAAGGCGAGGCTCGGCACGCTGTCGACTTCGTCGGAACCGTGGAGAACATCACGGCGCGCACGGAGGAGGAGACAAGGCGGGAAGCCCTGAACCATCTCTCAAGAATTCTGGCGGAAGCCTCCGACCTCAAAACGGCAGCGCCTGACATCGTGCGGATGGTGGCCGAGTCCCTTGGGTGGGATTATGGCGAGATGTGGCTCCACGACGCCCTTGAGGACAAAATTCGCCGCGAAGCGTCCTGGCACCGGGAGGCGGAAGAGATCGCCGCGTTTGATGTCTTCAGCCGTGACTGGACGTTTTCGGGGATGGAAGGACTCCCCGGCAAGGCATTTCGCGAGGGTCGCATCATCTGGCCGGAAGATCTGCTCGGAGACCAGGATTTCCTGCGGGCCGAACAGGCGTCCAGGGCGGGACTGAAATCGGCCGTTGCCGTGCCGATCCGGGCGAGAGGTCAGACCAATGGAGTCCTCGTTTTCTTTTCCGCGACAAGACAGCAGGAGAACGAATCCATCCTGCATTTCCTTGAAGAAACCGGAAACCGGGTGGGGCACTTCGTCGCCCGCCGGCAGGCGGAGGCGGCTCTCGCGGAAAGTGAGCGAAAGTACCGTCTCATCATGGACAACACGGCGGACACCATCACCCTGCTGGATATGAATCTCCAGATCACCTACGTCAGCCCTTCGATTCAGCGGCTTCGCGGATACACCGCCGAGGAGGCGGCCGGGCAGACGCTGGACCGGATCATGCCGCCGGAATCCCTGGAGAAGGCCTTGCGGATCGCGGAGGAGGAACTGGCCATGGAGGCGGCGGGAGACGCGGACCCGCATCGAAGCAGAACCGCCGTGCTGGAGCTCTACTGCAGGGACGGAAGCATCATCTGGGTCGATACGACCATGTCTTTCGTCCGCGACGAAAACGGAAAGCCCATATCCATTCTCATCGCAACCCGCAACATCACCGACCGCAAGCATGCCGAAGACGAACTGCGGGCCAGCGAGGCCCGGTACCGGCGGATCATCAGCACCGCCAAGGAGGGCATTGCCATGACGGGCGCGGACGACCGCATCTCCTACGTCAATGCCAGCATGCAGGAAATGACGGGATATCGGGAAGATGAGCTCGTCGGACGACACGTGCTGTCCATGGTCTTCCCGGAGGACGTTCCGGATCACCGGGAAAAAATGAGGCGCCGTCACGATGGCGGCTCCGAAGTGTACGAGCGTAGATTCCGCCGCAAGGACAGCGGGGAGCTGTGGACCATCGTCTCCTCTGCCCCGGTTCTGGACGAGCAGAACCGGTTCCAGGGATCGTTCGCCATGTTCACAGACATCACCGAGCGCAAGCAGGTGGAGCGGGAACTCGAGGAGGAGCGGCGCTCCCTCGAACGCAGGGTCGCAGAGAGGACGGAGGAGCTGGCCCGGACCAACCGGGAACTTGCGGACCTGTATAACGGCGCTCCCTGCGGGTATCACTCGCTGGATGCAGACGGGGTCATTGTGCACATCAACGACACGGAACTCGGCTGGCTTGGCTACAGCCGGGATGAGGTGGTCGGGAAGATGAAGATCACCGGCTGGTTTACTCCGGATAGCCTGGAAAGATTCCGGAATACTTATCCTGTGTTCATGGCGCAGGGTTACATACACGATATTGAACTGGACATGGTCCGCAAAGACGGGACGATCCTCCCCGTGCTGGTCAGCGCGACGGCCGTCAGGGATGAGTCCGGGCGCTACATCATGAGCCGCTCGACCGTCCTCGACCACACAACCCAGAGAAAAGCCGCCGCGGAGCTGCGAAAGGCGAAGGAGCTGGCGGAGCAGGCCGCACAGGCGAAGGCGGAGTTCCTGGCGAACATGAGCCATGAGATACGGACGCCCATGAACGCCGTGATCGGGTTTTCCGGGCTGGCCCTGAAGACGGACCTGAACCCGAAGCAGCGGGACTACCTGGAAAAGATCAAGGACTCGGGGAGGCACCTGCTGGGCATCATCAACGACATCCTGGACTTCTCCAAGATCGAGGCGGGGAAGCTGCCGGTGGAGCACACGGAGTTCGATCTGCAGAAGGTCCTGGAGAACGTCTCCACCCTGATTTCGGAGAAGACGTCGGCGAAGGAGCTGGAGCTGATGTTCCGTATCGGGAAGGACACGCCCTACAGCCTTGTCGGCGACCCGCTGCGCCTGGGCCAGATCCTGGTGAACTACGCCAACAACGCCGTCAAGTTCACCGAAGAGGGGGAAATCGTCATCTCCGTCGAGAAGGAGGAGGAGACGGAGGACGAGGTGGTGCTGCGTTTTTCTGTCCGGGACACGGGGATCGGGCTGACGAAGGAGCAGCAGGGAAAGCTGTTCCAGTCCTTCCAGCAGGCGGACACGTCCATTTCACGGCAGCATGGGGGCACAGGCCTCGGACTGGCGATATCCAGGGAACTGGCCCACCTGATGGGGGGCGAGGTGGGGGTGGAGAGCGAGCACGGAAAGGGGAGCACCTTCTGGTTCACGGCGCGGCTGGGCAAAGGGAAGGTCCGGGAACGGACATTTCTCCCCGAACCGGACCTCCGGGGCAAGCGGATCCTGCTGGTGGATGACAACGAGATGAGCCGGATCATCCTGGAGGACCTGCTGAGGGGGATGACCTTCATCACGAAGAGTGTCACATCCGGTCGAGAGGCCCTGGAGGAGATCCGTACGGCCGGTGAGGCGGGCCGGCCGTATGAGGTCGTCATGCTGGACTGGAGGATGAAGGAAATGGACGGAATCCAGACCGCCCGGGCCATCCGGCAACTGCCCCTGGATGCTGTTCCGTATCTGGTGATGGTCACCGCCTACGGGCGCGAGGAAGTACTGAATGAAGCGGCCCTGGCGGGATTCGAGCACGTGCTCATCAAGCCGGTCGCTGCCTCAACGTTGTTCAATACCCTGGTTCATGTGATGGGGGGGAAGGAGGTCTGGACGACGGATGAAGATCGGCGAAAGGACACACCGGATGTGGACCTTGAACCCCTGCGGGGAGCCTCGATTCTCCTGGTGGAGGACAACGCGCTGAACCGAGAGCTGGCGGTCGAGCTGCTGGTTCAGGCGGGGATGAAAGTGGACAAGGCAGAGGACGGCCGGGAGTCCGTCGAGAAGATCCGCCGGGAGACCTACGACCTGGTGCTGATGGACATGCAGATGCCGGTCATGGACGGGGTAACGGCGACACGGGAGATCCGGAGGGACAAACGCTTCCGGGACCTGCCGATCCTGGCCATGACGGCGAATGTGATGCAGGCGGACATCGACCGGTGCCTGGAAGCAGGGATGAACGACCACATCGGGAAGCCCATCGACCCGGCGGACCTGTTCGGGAAGCTCCTGAAGTGGATCCGGCCGCACGAGGGAGGCCCCATCCAGAAGGACCCCGGGAAGGGCACCCCCAAGGTCGAGACCGGGGCAGGCCCCGAACCGTCGGGCGAGGAAGCCGTACCGGAGATCCCCGGGCTGGACACCGCTCTGGGGCTGCGCCGGATCATGGGGAACCGCTCCGCCTACGGGAAGCTCCTGAGGATGTACATGGATAACCAGGAGCCCGCCCCGGCGCAGATCCGGGAGAGCCTGGCGGCGGGGGATTACGAGACCGCGCGCCGCCTGGCCCACTCGGCGAAGGGGGTGAGCGCCAACATCGGGGCCGTCCGCGTCCAGGAGCTGGCGGCCACCCTGGAGCAGTTGATCGTGGAGAGGAAATCCCGCGGGGAGATCGACCAGGCCCTGGAGGCCTATGCCGCGGAGCTGGAGAAACTGATCTCCAGCCTGGCCGGGGTGATCCCCCGCCCCGTGGCCACCGAGGTCTCCCCGGGCGTGGATGAGGCGAAGATGACCGGAGTAACGGAGAAGATAAAAGAGCTTCTGGCGAACGGGGACAGCGAGATCCCGGAGTACTTCGAGCGCGAATACGGCACGCTGCAGGCGATCCTGGGGCCTGGCTCCTTCGGTCCCTTCGAGTCGGCCGTCCGCCGGTACGATTTCGAGAAGGCACTGGAGTTAATGGATACCCGGAGGGACAAGGATCGGAAGTGA